GTCTATGAAAAAAATGATAATGTGTCCTTTCTCTCTTGTGGCATTGCCTTATATGTTGGAGGCGTCGTGCCTGACCCTAAAGGCTTGTTTTACGCATCACCTGCCCAGTTTCAAAAGCTTGGTGTCAACATGCGGATGCAGCACGAGGTCCTTGATGTGGATGTAAACGCGCATAGCTTACGTGCGAAAAACCTCGTCAATGGAAAGGTCATTCACGATCACTTTGATAAATTGATTATCGCAACAGGTTCTTGGCCAATCGTCCCAACATTGCCAGGGTCTGAGCTACACAATATACAGCTTTGCAAAAACTTTCAGCAAGCCAATGACATTATTGCCAAAGGAGAAAAGGCCGAGCACGTTACAGTTATTGGGGCAGGGTACATTGGCGTTGAGCTTGCCGAGGCATTTGCTCAGAACGGAAAACGTGTCACGCTGATGGATAGTGAGCCGCGCATATTGAGCAAGTACCTTGATCAGGAATTCACTCAGCCTGTAGAAGATACATTGAAAGCAGAAGGTGTTGAGTTAGCCCTTGGGCAAATGGTGACAGCTTTTGAAGGAGACAGCGGGTCTGTTCAACGGGTCGTGACGACGAAAGGGACGTATGAAGCAGATATGGTCATCTCTTGCATTGGCTTTCGCCCGAACACAGAGCTCTTCAAGGGACAGCTTGACATGCAAGCCAACGGAGCGCTAATTGTTGATGAGTACATGCAAACAAGTGCCAAGGACGTGTTTGCAGCAGGGGATTGCTGTGTGCTCCGTTTCAACCCTACCGGACAGCAAAGTTATATCCCGCTCGCTACGAACGCAGTCAGAACAGGAACGCTCGTTGCGATGAATTTAGTATCACCAACGGTTCCTCATCCAGGGACGCAAGGGACGTCTGGGCTAAAGCTGTTCCAACACCATTTAGCGTCAACAGGGATGACAGAAACACAGGCAGATCGTGCAGACTGGGCAGTGGAGACGGTTGCCATACAAGACGCGTATCGTCCAGAATTTATGCCAACTGCAGAAGAGGTTCTTTTCAAAATTGTGTATGACCAACACACACGACGTGTCCTCGGTGCGCAAATCTTATCTGATGTGGATTTAACACAGGCAGTGAATACGTTGTCTGTCTGTATCCAAAACAACATGACCGTCGATCAACTCGCCTTCCAGGACTTTTTCTTCCAGCCTCATTTCAACAAGCCTTGGCATTTTATTAACAGAGCCGGAATGAAGGCAATGGAAAAACAAGGAAATGAGCAGAAGGAAAAACGAATCTCATAGCAAACAGAGCCGGCAGATAACCATCTGTCGGTTTTTGGATGGATTGATGAGTAGCGTGGCTAGTGTGAACAATAAAAATGCTCGATTCCATGAAGGTCTATTAAATATCATGAAAAGATAGCTGAGGAGTGAGGGAACAGGAAAAGTCATAATAAAAAAAAGCAGAATCAACAGCGTTATAAATTTTACTCTCAAGGTAATGGTCAGCTTCTTCCACTTGTTTTTGTGTATTATTTAGCAATAACCCACTATTTAGCCAGCAACTCTTATACTTTAACTAACCATCAATCTCAAAATACAAAACAACAGCTCATAGAAGATGCGCTCATTTTATCTCTAAGTCCTGTTATGCAAGAGGCAGTTGATCACTATTTCGGCACGACCACACAGTATTGGCGTCCGAAACTTTTGCATATCGGCAAAGATCCCGCAACCATCTTCACTGTTCATATGCAAGTAGAGACCTTTGTGGGTCCCCACAATCCTCCTTATCATTTGGTCAATTTGACACTCACAAATGATGTTGAAGGCTGGAAGGTTAGACAAATGAATGTTAAGAAAGAAATGTCTTAATCGTGTTTCTAAAGTGAAGGGACCGAGAGAGAATAAAAACACTTCACACAAAAGCCGAACTTAATAGGATAATGAAATAAACATTGGCCATCAGCG
This genomic stretch from Aureibacillus halotolerans harbors:
- a CDS encoding FAD-dependent oxidoreductase yields the protein MNIAVIGCTHAGTAAITNIANTYPDATINVYEKNDNVSFLSCGIALYVGGVVPDPKGLFYASPAQFQKLGVNMRMQHEVLDVDVNAHSLRAKNLVNGKVIHDHFDKLIIATGSWPIVPTLPGSELHNIQLCKNFQQANDIIAKGEKAEHVTVIGAGYIGVELAEAFAQNGKRVTLMDSEPRILSKYLDQEFTQPVEDTLKAEGVELALGQMVTAFEGDSGSVQRVVTTKGTYEADMVISCIGFRPNTELFKGQLDMQANGALIVDEYMQTSAKDVFAAGDCCVLRFNPTGQQSYIPLATNAVRTGTLVAMNLVSPTVPHPGTQGTSGLKLFQHHLASTGMTETQADRADWAVETVAIQDAYRPEFMPTAEEVLFKIVYDQHTRRVLGAQILSDVDLTQAVNTLSVCIQNNMTVDQLAFQDFFFQPHFNKPWHFINRAGMKAMEKQGNEQKEKRIS
- a CDS encoding DUF3888 domain-containing protein yields the protein MYYLAITHYLASNSYTLTNHQSQNTKQQLIEDALILSLSPVMQEAVDHYFGTTTQYWRPKLLHIGKDPATIFTVHMQVETFVGPHNPPYHLVNLTLTNDVEGWKVRQMNVKKEMS